TCCGTTTCACTGTCGGTCGTCTTCGGCGCGTTGGGTGCATCGATACTGACCTCGTTAATTTATACGAAAAAACAGCTTGATAAATAAAATGCCGTCTGAACGTCGACAAAATGGTTGACAGCATCTGGCTTGATGTATAGAATTTCGAACTTATCGGGTCGTTAGCTCAGTCGGTAGAGCAGCGGACTTTTAATCCGTTGGTCGAGCGTTCGAATCGCTCACGACCCACCAGATAAAATAAAAAAGCCGAGCTTTAAAGCTCGGCTTTTTTATTTGTTTCTTTAATGTAATGCTAAAAATAGCCGGTATTTCACCAAATTCTTTTCAGTACAACGTATCGGCGGTAAAAATCCTTTATAATTCTGCCATTCGGAAAATATACCTTATTCAGGGAGATACCTCCCGAGATTATCATGGAAGAACAAACGTGGATAAACTGAAAATCTCCGCAAACGGGCCGCTCAACGGCGAAATTACAGTTTCCGGTGCAAAAAATGCAGCTTTACCGCTGATGTGTGCTGGCTTGCTGACATCAGGTACGCTCCGCCTGAAAAACGTCCCCATGCTGGCTGATGTCAAAACCACGCAAAAACTGCTTCAAGGGATGGGCGCACGCGTTCTGACCGACAATATCAGCGAATTTGAAATCAACGGAGGTACGGTAAACAATACCTGCGCCCCTTACGAATTGGTCAGAACCATGCGCGCCTCAATTTTGGTACTCGGCCCTACGCTGGCGCGTTTCGGTGAGGCGCAAGTCAGTCTGCCGGGCGGTTGTGCCATCGGTTCCCGCCCTGTCGACCAGCATTTGAAAGGCTTGGAAGCGATGGGTGCTGAGATTGTTATCGAACACGGTTACGTCAAAGCCAAGGGTAAGCTTAAAGGCACGCGTGTGGCAATGGATGTGGTAACGGTCGGCGGTACGGAAAACCTGCTGATGGCGGCGACGCTGGCGGAAGGTACGACGGTTTTGGAAAATTGCGCCATTGAGCCTGAGGTGGTTGATTTGGCTGAATGCCTGATAAAGATGGGAGCGAAAATCAGCGGTATAGGAACCTCAACCATGATTGTGGAAGGGGTGGATGAGTTGCACGGCTGCGAACACAGTGTTGTCCCCGACAGGATTGAAGCGGGTACGTTCCTGTGTGCGGTGGCAATGACCGGCGGCAAGGTGGTTTTGCGAAATGCCGCACCGAAAACCATGGAAGTGGTTTTGGACAAATTGGTCGAGGCAGGGGCGTTAATCGAAGTCGGAGACGATTGGATTGCCATCGATATGCGTCAACGTTCGAAGGCAGTGGATATCCGTACAGTCGTCCATCCCGGTTTTCCTACCGATATGCAGGCGCAGTTCATGGCGTTGAATGCTGTGTCTGAGGGGAGCTGCCGTGTAGTGGAGACAATTTTTGAAAACCGCTTTATGCACGTTCCAGAGTTAAACCGGATGGGGGCAAAAATAACGACCGAGGGCAATACGGCATTTGTCCAAGGGGTGGAGCAGCTTTCCGGTGCGGTCGTCAAGGCGACGGACTTGCGCGCTTCCGCCAGCCTTGTTATCGCCGGTTTGGTAGCACGGGGGGAAACTGTGGTCGAACAGATTTACCACTTGGATCGCGGTTATGAAAATATTGAGAAAAAGCTCGGCAGCGTCGGCGCGAAAATCGAGCGCGTATCCGGCTGAGCGGGTTGCGATGCCGTCTGAAGCCTTCAGACGGCATCAATTGTTTCTGTATTGCAAACACTGATTGAAAAGGACTGATTATGGCATTTTTAAAACTGACTGAACAAAACGTGCAGGGCAAAACCGTCCTCATCCGCGCCGATATGAACGTGCCGTTCAAAGACGGCAAAATCAGTGACGACACCCGTATCCGCGCCTCGCTCGCGTCCATCAAATACTGCTTGGACAATGGCGCGTCCGTTATCGTGATGACCCACTTGGGCCGCCCGACCGAGGGCGAGTTTCATCCTGAAGACGATGTCGCGCCCGTTGCCGCGCACTTGGGCAGCCTGTTGGGTAAAGACGTGAAAGTATTGAACGACTGGCGTGAAAACAAACCTACCCTGAACGCTGGCGATGTCGTCATGCTGCAAAACGTGCGCATCAACAAAGGCGAGAAGAAAAACGATTTGGAACTGGGCAAAGCCTATGCCGCCTTGTGCGACGTGTTCGTCAATGACGCGTTCGGCACCGCCCACCGCGCCCAAGCCTCGACCGAAGCCGTTGCCCAAGCCGCGCCCGTTGCCTGCGCCGGCGTATTGATGGCGGGCGAACTCGACGCTTTGGGCAAAGCCTTGAAACAACCCGCGCGCCCGATGGTTGCCATCGTTGCCGGCAGCAAAGTGTCCACCAAGCTGACCATCCTCGAATCGCTGGCGGATAAAGTTGACCAACTCATCGTCGGCGGCGGCATTGCCAACACCTTCCTGTTGGCGGAAGGCAAAGCCATCGGTAAATCTTTGGCGGAACATGATTTGGTAGAAGAATCCAAAAAAATCATGGCGAAAATGGCGGCTAAAGGCGGCTCTGTTCCGCTGCCGACCGATGTTGTCGTTGCCAAAGCCTTTGCTGCCGATGCCGAAGCGGTTGTAAAAGACATTGCCGACGTTGCCGAGGACGATATGATTTTGGACATCGGCCCGAAATCCGCCGCCGCGCTTGCCGAGTTGCTCAAAGCCGCCGGCACGGTGGTATGGAACGGTCCGGTCGGCGTATTTGAGTTTGACCAATTCGCAGGTGGCACGAAAGCCCTTGCCGAAGCCATCGCCCAAAGCAAAGCGTTCTCGATTGCTGGCGGCGGCGACACGCTGGCGGCGATTGCCAAATTCGGCGTTACCGACCAAATCGGCTACATCTCTACCGGCGGCGGCGCGTTCCTCGAATTCTTGGAAGGCAAAGAGCTGCCAGCCGTAGCCGCTTTGGAAAAACGCGGCGAGTAAACGGTTTGATATACAAAATGCCGTCTGAAACGTTGTGCTGTTTCAGACGGCATTTTTGTGTGGCGGTTATTGTGCTTTGGCATTCCATTCTGCCGGTGTGGCGGCTACCGAAATGGAAAGTGCGTGCAGTTCGTTGCTTTCCAGTTGGGCTTTAAGCCCGTCTTTAATCAGGCGGTGGCGTGCAAGGCGTGCTTTGCCTTCAAATTCTGATGAAACGATGACGGCGAAAAAATGGTGTCCGTCGCCTTCTACTTCGATATGTTCGCATTTTGCCACGCCTTCAATCATGGCTTTTACTTGTTCCGGGGTCAGCATGGTAGGTTCCTTGTTGGAAAAATGCGCCATTATACTGGCAAATTGAAATGCCGTCTGAAAACGGCTTCAGACGGCATTTTATCGGGATTATTTTCTGGCTTTAAAACCGAGCAGGTGTTGGGTGGTGGCAAGCCATGCCCCTAATATCCCCAGTGCGACGACGAAGCCGAACACCAGCGCGATTTCTCCCGGGTAGAAGAAACGCCAGCCGATATTAAGTCCGTAGGGTTTGAAGATGGCATCAACCAACGGGCGCACGGCGGAGAGTAGCCAGCCGCAAAGCCCTAGACTGACGGCGGCGGAAAGAATACTCTGCCACATGGCTTGATAAAGGAATGGGCGGCGGATAAACGATGCGGGCGCGCCGAGCAGCTTGGTGATTTCGATTTCTTCTTTGCGGCTGAGGATTTGCAGGCGGATGGTGTTGTGTGCGACAAGGACGAACGCCATCCCCAGCGTCAGTGAAAGAAACCATAAAATTTTACGGATGAATTCGTTGATTTGGTACAGTGTCTGTACCCATTCCGTATCCATGTTGGCGGATTCGACCATAGGCAGTTTGGTAATGTCTCGGTAGATTGCCTGCATTTGATCGGGAGTAGTTGCTGGGTCGGGGGTAACGATAAAGACATCCGGCAGGGGGTTGCCGTCAAGCATGGAAATCAGATTTTGGTCGAGATTGGACTGTAATTCTTCCAAACCGTCTTCTTTGCTGATAAAGCGGATATTGTCGAGCCGTTTGTCGCGCGTCAGCAGGCTGCGCACGGTATCGCTGTCGCTTTGTGCGGCAGCGGTTTCCATATAGATTGTGATTTGCGGCGACTCGTTGAGTTTGCCTAAAACGCTTTGTCCGCTTTGGATGCCCAAATACATAAACAGCGGCAACGTCATGGCGACGGCGAGCATCAGGAGGGTCAGTATCGTGCCGACAGGTTGGCGCATGAGTTGTTTGAGTGCGGTGCGTGCGGATTCGACGTGTAGCGAGACGTAGTGAATGATGCTCATGCGAGACGTCCTTTCGAGAGGCGCAGGATGCGGTGTCCGTAGTCCGCCATGAGGGTTTCGTCATGGGCGGCAACAATGACGGTGGTTCCTGCTTCGTGGAAGGTTTTGAACAATTCCATGATGTCGAGCGCGTAGGCGCGGTCGAGGTTGGCTGAGGGTTCGTCGGCAATCAGCAGGCTAGGTTGATGAACGACGGCGCGGGCAATGCACAGGCGTTGTTGTTCACCGCCCGAGAGGGTTACGGGATCGTCCAATTCTCGCCCTTTCAAGCCGACTTTTTCAATGGCGATGCGGGCACGTTCTTCGGCTTTGCGCGGCGGATAACCGATAATCCTCAGCGGGAGGATGACGTTTTGCAGAACGTTGCGGTCGTAGAGGATTTTGTGGTCTTGAAACACGATGCCGATATGTTGGCGCATAAAGCCGATTTGGTTGTCGGTCAGTGTGCCGAGGTCTTGGTTGTTGAAGTGGACTTTGCCCCTGCTTGGTTTGGTAATGCCCGAAATCAGCTTGAGGACGGTGGATTTGCCTGAGCCGGAGTGTCCTGCGATAAAAATCATCTCGCCTTTGTTGATTTGGAAGCTGACGTTTTTCAGGGCTTCAAAACCGCCGGGATAGGTTTTGGAAACTTGTTCGAAACGGATCATGGGAGTTCCTATAGAAGGGCATACCGTATCAGGTTGTTTGCCTGAAAATGGGGTGTTCGCGGTATGCTGTCTGAACAATAAGTAAGTAACGGAGATTATAAAGATTCCGTTCGTTTTTAGATAGTGGATAAGTTTGGCAGATACCGAAGGCTAGGAGGGAAAAATGCCGTCTGAAGTCATTTCAGACGGCATACGGTATTTAACGGCATTTTGAATAGGCGAGTTTGACGGCTTCCGTCAGGCTTTTTTCGTTTACTTCCCCGGTAATGGTCTGCTTGTATCCGCATTTCGGGGCTTCGACGACGGTAAAGGGTAATACGCCGACAGTGTTTCCATAGGATTTCATAAAGTTTCGGCTGTTCGCCCCAGTGTAACGCCAAACCGGATAGCTGACCGGGGTCTGCTTGAGGAAGTTGCCGATATTGTCGGATGTGTCGAGCGCGATACCGACCATATCGACGCTGCCTTTTTTCTGGGCTTTGTACCATTTGGACATAACCGGCATCTCTTTGCGGCACGGGCCGCACCAGGTTGCCCAAAGATTGACGATGCGGACAGGGGCTTTGAGTGATTGCAGGCTTTGCGCGGCATTGTCTTTCCAGCCGGCAAGCTCGTCTGCCGATGCGGTATGGGAAACCAGTACGCCGGCAAGTGCGATTGCGGCAAGATTCAAGTGTTTCATCGTTTTGTCCTTTGTATGTCGATTCGGGTATTGTAAACCGTTTGGTACGGTTGGAGGCGGGATATTGAGTAAAATCCTGCGTAAGCCGATAATAAGGGGATTGTCGAGAAGTAAGGAAATATCATGTCTGAAATCAAAATTTTCCACAATCCGCGTTGCAGCAAATCGCGTGCCGCCTTGTCCCTATTGGAAGAACGCGGCATTGCTGCCGAAGTGGTCAAATATTTGGATATGCCGCCCGACTTGTCCGAATTGAAGGATATTTTCAACAAATTGGGCTTGGCATCGGCGCGCGGGATGATGCGCGTGAAAGATGATTTGTACAAGGAATTGGGTTTGGACAACCCTGATTTGGACAATGACGCGCTGCTGCGTGCCATTGCCGATCATCCCGCCCTGTTGGAGCGTCCGATTGTTTTGGCAAACGGTAAGGCTACCATCGGAAGGCCTTTGGAAAATATTGAAGCGATATTGTGAAAAAACAGCTGTTTCGCAGCCGTGAAGGGTTGCGCTATTACCTGCTCGGCGGTTTTTGCTTTTGGTTTTTTTTGTTTGCCTCGTTGTTTGCCTCATCCGTTTGGACGGTGTATCGGCTGAATGAAGGGGTTTTACCCGCCGGTACCCGTGCGGATGCCGCATTGGTTTTGGGAGCTGCCGCATGGGACAAACGCCCGTCCCCTGTTTTTCGGGAACGCATCAACCATGCCATCGCGCTTTATCAGGGCCACAGGGTCGGTAAAATTATTTTTACCGGCGGCAGAAGTAAAAAGGGTTACATGACGGAGGCCGAAGTCGGGCGGCGGTACGCGCTCAAACAAGGTGTTCCGGCGCACAATATCTTATTTGAAAACACGTCGCGCAATACCTATGAAAATCTGAACAACATCCGTCCGATTTTACAGGCCAACGGTATTTCCAGCTTGGTAATCGTCAGCGATCCCTATCACTTGGCCCGTGCTGCGGAAATGGCCGAGGATTTAGGGGTTCGGGTTTATGTTTCCGCCACGCCGACGACACGTTTTGATACCGCGAGCGGAAAGAAAAATTTTATCCTTCATGAAGGATATGCCCTCACCCTTTACCGTTTGGAAAAATGGGGGAGGCGTTTTTTCAATTGGCTGTTTGGTTGAAAACAAAGAAATGCCGTCTGAAACTTATCCGCAAGTAAGCTTCAGACGGCATTTTTAATGCTTAAGCACGGTAAAAACAGTAAAATAAGCCGTTTTAAAGATTCTGGAGCCATCATGACCGTCAAAACCCGTTTCGCCCCCAGCCCAACCGGCTACCTGCACATCGGCGGCGTGCGCACTGCATTGTTTTCATGGGCATTTGCCCGCCATCACAAAGGCGAGTTCTTATTGCGTATCGAAGACACTGACTTGGCGCGCTCTACTGCCGAATCCGTCAACATCATCCTCGACGGCATGAAATGGGTCGGTCTCGATTACGACAACGCCGACAACGTCGTGTACCAAACCCGCCGTTTCGAACGCTATAAAGAAGTCATCGCCGAACTTTTAGAAAAAGGCCATGCCTACTACTGCTATTGCAGCAAAGAAGAGCTGGAAGCCATGCGCGAGAAAGCCGAAAAAGAAGGCACGGCGACTTACGACCGCCGTTGGCGTCCGGAAGAAGGCAAAACCCTGCCCGAAATCCCTGCCGACGTGCAACCCGTCGTCCGCTTCAAAACGCCTTTGGACGGCGTTACCCAATGGACAGACTTGGTCAAAGGCGAAATCTCCATCCCCAACGAAGCACTCGACGACCTGATTATCGCCCGCGCCGA
Above is a window of Neisseria sp. Marseille-Q6792 DNA encoding:
- the murA gene encoding UDP-N-acetylglucosamine 1-carboxyvinyltransferase, with the protein product MDKLKISANGPLNGEITVSGAKNAALPLMCAGLLTSGTLRLKNVPMLADVKTTQKLLQGMGARVLTDNISEFEINGGTVNNTCAPYELVRTMRASILVLGPTLARFGEAQVSLPGGCAIGSRPVDQHLKGLEAMGAEIVIEHGYVKAKGKLKGTRVAMDVVTVGGTENLLMAATLAEGTTVLENCAIEPEVVDLAECLIKMGAKISGIGTSTMIVEGVDELHGCEHSVVPDRIEAGTFLCAVAMTGGKVVLRNAAPKTMEVVLDKLVEAGALIEVGDDWIAIDMRQRSKAVDIRTVVHPGFPTDMQAQFMALNAVSEGSCRVVETIFENRFMHVPELNRMGAKITTEGNTAFVQGVEQLSGAVVKATDLRASASLVIAGLVARGETVVEQIYHLDRGYENIEKKLGSVGAKIERVSG
- a CDS encoding phosphoglycerate kinase, translating into MAFLKLTEQNVQGKTVLIRADMNVPFKDGKISDDTRIRASLASIKYCLDNGASVIVMTHLGRPTEGEFHPEDDVAPVAAHLGSLLGKDVKVLNDWRENKPTLNAGDVVMLQNVRINKGEKKNDLELGKAYAALCDVFVNDAFGTAHRAQASTEAVAQAAPVACAGVLMAGELDALGKALKQPARPMVAIVAGSKVSTKLTILESLADKVDQLIVGGGIANTFLLAEGKAIGKSLAEHDLVEESKKIMAKMAAKGGSVPLPTDVVVAKAFAADAEAVVKDIADVAEDDMILDIGPKSAAALAELLKAAGTVVWNGPVGVFEFDQFAGGTKALAEAIAQSKAFSIAGGGDTLAAIAKFGVTDQIGYISTGGGAFLEFLEGKELPAVAALEKRGE
- a CDS encoding BolA family protein, encoding MLTPEQVKAMIEGVAKCEHIEVEGDGHHFFAVIVSSEFEGKARLARHRLIKDGLKAQLESNELHALSISVAATPAEWNAKAQ
- the ftsX gene encoding permease-like cell division protein FtsX, whose product is MSIIHYVSLHVESARTALKQLMRQPVGTILTLLMLAVAMTLPLFMYLGIQSGQSVLGKLNESPQITIYMETAAAQSDSDTVRSLLTRDKRLDNIRFISKEDGLEELQSNLDQNLISMLDGNPLPDVFIVTPDPATTPDQMQAIYRDITKLPMVESANMDTEWVQTLYQINEFIRKILWFLSLTLGMAFVLVAHNTIRLQILSRKEEIEITKLLGAPASFIRRPFLYQAMWQSILSAAVSLGLCGWLLSAVRPLVDAIFKPYGLNIGWRFFYPGEIALVFGFVVALGILGAWLATTQHLLGFKARK
- the ftsE gene encoding cell division ATP-binding protein FtsE, encoding MIRFEQVSKTYPGGFEALKNVSFQINKGEMIFIAGHSGSGKSTVLKLISGITKPSRGKVHFNNQDLGTLTDNQIGFMRQHIGIVFQDHKILYDRNVLQNVILPLRIIGYPPRKAEERARIAIEKVGLKGRELDDPVTLSGGEQQRLCIARAVVHQPSLLIADEPSANLDRAYALDIMELFKTFHEAGTTVIVAAHDETLMADYGHRILRLSKGRLA
- a CDS encoding TlpA disulfide reductase family protein, which encodes MKHLNLAAIALAGVLVSHTASADELAGWKDNAAQSLQSLKAPVRIVNLWATWCGPCRKEMPVMSKWYKAQKKGSVDMVGIALDTSDNIGNFLKQTPVSYPVWRYTGANSRNFMKSYGNTVGVLPFTVVEAPKCGYKQTITGEVNEKSLTEAVKLAYSKCR
- the arsC gene encoding arsenate reductase (glutaredoxin) (This arsenate reductase requires both glutathione and glutaredoxin to convert arsenate to arsenite, after which the efflux transporter formed by ArsA and ArsB can extrude the arsenite from the cell, providing resistance.) produces the protein MSEIKIFHNPRCSKSRAALSLLEERGIAAEVVKYLDMPPDLSELKDIFNKLGLASARGMMRVKDDLYKELGLDNPDLDNDALLRAIADHPALLERPIVLANGKATIGRPLENIEAIL
- a CDS encoding YdcF family protein codes for the protein MKKQLFRSREGLRYYLLGGFCFWFFLFASLFASSVWTVYRLNEGVLPAGTRADAALVLGAAAWDKRPSPVFRERINHAIALYQGHRVGKIIFTGGRSKKGYMTEAEVGRRYALKQGVPAHNILFENTSRNTYENLNNIRPILQANGISSLVIVSDPYHLARAAEMAEDLGVRVYVSATPTTRFDTASGKKNFILHEGYALTLYRLEKWGRRFFNWLFG